From Bacillus sp. FSL K6-3431, the proteins below share one genomic window:
- a CDS encoding AAA family ATPase, giving the protein MKSNSKIASKIVPLAIGFIVIVACVVWALLTGDKGTVIPFSAIEKTIQAQNGELITLKEMANGTLYIETPEEKFVSHFRPNSPLVEELVEKYNINYKYSEGNNINNWLMGGIIILLIATAIVIQRKGGVGAAKMKQSASKETPLPSVTLNDIGGLPEEMKEEIQQTLEIIKDPNRSAKIGIKAPKGILLYGPPGTGKTMLAQAIAREIGASFYSSSGSAFTELFVGVGASRIRSLFENARKQSPAVIFIDEVDALAGKRKAHGGEEAEKTLTELLVQLDGGHENKGILFIAATNRKDMLDDAFLRPGRIDFTFQVPLPDTQGRKEIIDIHTKGKRLSEAVFASLNTLAESTSGFSGAELNSLFESASRKAVREGRDKVDVEDLDYALDRTILGSTSRTLNDPDTKRRVAIHESGHALIAALTKPGSVRKATIIPRGQALGYVAPIQKELHLTTTSELLDQVSMILAGGVSERLFLGEHSIGVSGDVQQAKNILEQMVDTGMLEDGFTLTFQKAERETKMQELFQKALKKTEYMINEHQKEFWELVEALLKKETLEGTEVQIIVDGNNQVEMDNVVYS; this is encoded by the coding sequence GTGAAATCAAATTCAAAGATTGCATCGAAGATTGTTCCTTTAGCCATTGGATTTATCGTCATTGTAGCATGTGTTGTTTGGGCATTATTGACCGGAGACAAGGGAACCGTCATTCCGTTTTCAGCGATTGAAAAAACAATTCAGGCGCAAAATGGCGAGCTTATCACCCTTAAAGAAATGGCAAACGGCACATTGTATATAGAAACTCCTGAAGAAAAATTTGTTTCACATTTTCGACCAAATAGTCCACTAGTGGAAGAACTAGTTGAAAAATATAATATTAACTATAAATATTCCGAAGGAAATAATATCAATAATTGGCTTATGGGTGGAATCATTATTTTGCTCATTGCAACTGCTATTGTTATTCAGAGAAAAGGTGGCGTTGGCGCAGCAAAGATGAAGCAAAGTGCATCGAAAGAAACACCACTTCCATCTGTCACTTTAAATGATATTGGTGGACTTCCTGAAGAAATGAAAGAAGAAATTCAACAAACATTAGAAATAATTAAAGATCCTAATCGTTCAGCGAAGATCGGTATTAAAGCGCCGAAAGGGATTTTATTATATGGACCTCCAGGGACAGGGAAAACAATGCTCGCACAAGCGATCGCACGAGAAATTGGTGCTAGCTTTTATTCGTCTAGCGGCTCAGCGTTTACTGAATTGTTTGTGGGCGTAGGTGCTTCGCGTATTCGTAGTTTATTTGAAAATGCTAGAAAGCAATCGCCAGCAGTTATTTTTATTGATGAGGTAGATGCACTTGCTGGTAAGAGGAAAGCACATGGCGGAGAAGAAGCGGAAAAAACTTTGACAGAACTTCTTGTCCAACTTGATGGTGGCCATGAGAATAAAGGGATTTTATTTATTGCAGCGACAAATCGTAAGGATATGCTTGATGATGCATTCCTTCGACCTGGAAGAATCGACTTTACATTCCAAGTACCATTACCAGATACGCAAGGTAGAAAAGAAATAATCGACATTCATACAAAAGGGAAACGTCTTTCCGAAGCAGTATTTGCGTCACTAAATACACTTGCGGAGAGTACGTCCGGATTTTCAGGCGCTGAACTCAATTCATTATTTGAATCCGCAAGTAGGAAAGCAGTGAGAGAGGGACGTGACAAGGTCGATGTAGAAGATCTAGATTATGCTCTCGATCGAACGATATTAGGCAGTACTTCCCGTACCTTAAATGATCCAGATACAAAGCGACGGGTGGCTATACACGAATCAGGACATGCACTAATTGCTGCACTTACGAAGCCAGGCTCTGTAAGAAAGGCGACGATCATCCCACGTGGACAAGCATTAGGATATGTGGCTCCAATTCAGAAGGAACTTCATTTGACAACGACAAGTGAGTTGTTAGATCAAGTAAGTATGATTTTAGCTGGTGGTGTTTCTGAACGTCTTTTCCTTGGCGAGCATAGTATTGGCGTAAGCGGGGATGTTCAACAAGCAAAAAATATTTTAGAACAGATGGTTGACACTGGCATGTTGGAAGACGGCTTCACTTTAACTTTCCAAAAAGCAGAGCGGGAAACGAAGATGCAGGAATTATTTCAAAAGGCTTTGAAAAAAACGGAGTATATGATTAATGAACATCAAAAAGAATTCTGGGAACTAGTAGAAGCTTTGCTTAAAAAGGAAACATTGGAAGGTACTGAAGTGCAAATTATTGTCGATGGAAACAATCAGGTAGAAATGGATAATGTAGTATATTCATAA